DNA from Serinibacter salmoneus:
GGAGCCAGGAGGTCCTCCCCACCCAGGAGGGTGTCCACCGCTCCCGACGGCAGCACCCGGGCGATCCCCTCAGGCACGGCCACCGCGACCCCACCCGCACCGCCCGGACTCGGCGCCGGTGCCGCCAGATCAGCAAGGTCCCCGCCCGCCGTGCCGGCGGGCGCGTACTCGCTGACCTCACCCGAGCGGGTCAGCGTCACCAGCCTGCCCTCCTGGACCGCCACGAGATCGCTCCCGGTGACCCGCGCCGTCGTGAGTTCACCATCCCCGGTCGGCTCGTACGGCGTGCCTGCCATCCAGATCGACACCGTGCGCACGCCGGAGATGCTCAGAAGGGTCCGGGCGACCTGGCGCACCATGAGTTCGCGGGCCTGGTCGCTTTCCACCGCGCTCGCCGGGGTGGTGAAGCGGACGCTCACCTCGCCCGTGGTCTCGTCGTAGACCACTCCGGCCGCGGGGTCCAGGGTGAGCCCGTCGGGGACCCTGGTCGCCACGGCCGGCGCGAGCCAGGCCACGGGGCCGGCGAGCAGCAGTTCCACCGCGTACTGCGTGGAGTTGCGGATCGGGACGTAGCGCAGGTCCGGGACAACCGTGTCGAGGTCAGCGCTCAGGAAGGCCAGCGAGACCGGGCGAAACGCCGAGGCGAAGGTCACCTCGCTGAGCACCAGGCCGTCAGGCAACGTGGCCAGACGCCATTCACCGTCCAGCCGCACGAGGTCGTAGGCGATCTCGCTGACCACGCCGGCGGTGCCGGTGTAGGCGCCCCACTCGTCCACATCGGCCACGGCGGTCGCGCTCAGTGTCACGGTGACCGCGGAGGCCTCGGCGATGTCCTGGGCGTCCAGGGGCGCGCCAGCCCCCGCGGCAGGATCCGTCTCCTCCTGGGCGGCACCCGCCCCCTCCTGGCTCGGTCCGGCCGTGGACCCGGGGTCGGCGCCGGACGTGTCCTCCCGGTCCGCCTCGGCATCCTCCCCGACCGGCTCGCCGGTCTCCTGCGTGGGATCGTCGGTGCGGGTGAGGCTGAACTCCTGCGCCCGGTCGGCCGCGGTGACGACCACCTCGGCGAGCGGCGACCAGGTGGCGCTCGCCTCGGGTGTGAGATAGGTGCGCGCCACCTCGAAGTCACCCTCGCCGGTCAGGCCGGCGGCGCCGGCCTGCAGGAAGCCCTGCACGATCTCGACCGGGGAGTCCCCGACCCCTGGTGCCGTCGCGTCGTACTGGATGGACCCGACCGCGGGTGCCTCGGTGCGCCCGGCCTCCACCGGACCCTCGGTCGGCAGGGATGCGCACGCCGCGAGGCACAGGGCGGCCGCGGCCGGGGCGAGGCGGGCGAGGCGGGTTCTCATCGGTGGGGTCCCTGGGTCGGTCCGGTCAGGTCCTCGAAACTCGGCAGGGAGGCGGGCGATGGCCCCTCCCGCTGTGGCGGGGGTGCGGTCGGGCCGGTCTCACGCTCCAGAGGGCCCGGCGCATCGGAGATGGTGACTCCTGCGCGCCTCGGGATCGTCAGCCGGAAGGTGGCCCCGGCACCGGGCCGTCCCCACGCCTCCAGACGCCCACCGTGCAACCTGGCATCCTCCGATGAGATCGCCAGACCCAGCCCGGACCCGCCAAGGGTGCGCGTGCGCGAGGGGTCCGCGCGCCAGAACCGGTCGAAGACCTGCTCCGACTGCGCGGCGGTCATCCCCACGCCATGGTCGATCACGCTGACGGAGACGGCCGAGTCGTTCGCCGCGACCACCACCTCGATCGGGGTTCCCTCGGAGTGCTCGATCGCGTTCGCGAGCAGGTTGCGCAGCACCCGTTCGATGCGGCGTGGATCCAGGTCCGCCGTACAGGGGCGGTCCGGCTGCTGCAGCCCGAGGGAGGTGCCCATACGCTCGGCGAGGGGTGCCGCGAGGTCCACGGCTCGGCGCACCACGGAGCGGACATCCAGGTTCTCGGCGTCCAGCACCGCAGCACCGGCATCGAACCTGGAGATCTCCAGGAGGTCCCCGAGCAAGGCCTCGAAGCGGTCCACCTGGGTGTGCAGCAGCTCGGCGGAGCGACGCGTCGTCGGCGTGAAGGCACTGCGCTCGTCAAAGATCAACTCGGTGGCCATGCGAATGGTCGTCAGCGGCGTGCGCAGTTCGTGGGAGACGTCCGAGACGAACTGCTGCTGTACCCGCGAGAGGTTCGCGAGGCGTTCGATCTGCTCCTGAAGGGACGCCGCCATGTGGTTGAAACTGCGTCCGAGCAACGCCAACTCGTCGCCGCCCCGCTCGGTCATCCGCTCGTCCAGGTGCCCCGCAGCCAGGCGCTCCGCCGTGCGCGCGGCCTGCTGCACGGGCCCGAGCACCTGCTTGGTGAGGTAGAGCGCCATCGCGGCCAGCAGCCCGACCAGGGCGAGCGCACCGAGCCCGAGCGTCTGCTGGATCAGCACCAGGGTGTCCTGCTCCGTAATGAGGCTGTAGACGAAGTACAACTCGTACGCACCCACCTCCGGCAGTGCGACCGGAGCCCCCACGATGATGCCCGGACCCGACCCACCGGCGGTGGTCACCTCGACGGCCTGCCACTGCTGTGACCCCGACTCCTGCACGGCTGTGCGCAGCGGCGCGGACGGTTCGACGATACGTCCCACCGACAGGTCGAGGATCGCGGTGGTCGGCGGGTCCACGGGACTGCGCCGCAGCAACGCGCCGATCGAACTCGCCCCGGCCGACTGCTCCGCCCGCAGGATCTGATCGGCGACTCCCTGCACCTGCGCGGGTGTGGTCGCCGTGGACCCGTCGAACTGGATCTGGACCCCGCCGGTGCGGGTCGCCGCATCCGCCAGCGCCTCGGTCACGCGCTGGTCGTACAGCGCGTCACGCACCCGATCCGAGAGGTAGGTGCCGATCAAGGCGAGCGCCACGACTCCCACGACGGTCGTCACGGCCAGCACCCGCAGCCGCATGGAGGACGTCCACGCGATGCGCAACCGGCGAGCGAGGGAGGCCGTGCGGCCCCACCATCCGCTCACCTCGGCACCCCCGAGCGAGTCACGCCCCGATCGGGGTGCCGGCCCGGTAGCCGACCCCGCGCACCGTCACCACCACCTCCGGCCGTTCCGGGTCCCGCTCCACCTTCGCACGCAGACGCTGCACGTGGACATTCACCAGGCGCGTGTCTGCCTGGTGCCGGTAACCCCAGACCTGCTCCAGGAGCGCCTCCCGGCTGAAGACCTGCCACGGCTTGCGCGCGAGGGCCACCACGAGGTCGAACTCCAACGGGGTCAGGGCGATCGGTTCCTCGCCTCGCAGCACACGGTGACCCGCCACGTCGATCACGAGGTCGCCGATGCGCAGCCGCTCGGCGCTGTCGTGATCGGTCCGCCGCAGCCGGGCACGGACCCGTGCCACGAGTTCCTGCGGCTTGAACGGCTTCACCATGTAGTCGTCGGCCCCGGCTTCGAGTCCCGCGACCACATCGACCGTGTCCGAACGCGCGGTGAGCATGACCACGGGCGTGTCGGATTCCCGCCGGATCTCCCGGCACACCTCGATACCGTCCCGACCGGGCAACATCAGGTCGAGCAGCACGAGATCGGGATCCATCTCGGCGAAGACCTCCAGGGCCCGCTCACCGTCGGCGCAGAACTCCGCGGAGAAGCCCTCGGAGGCCAGCACGATGCCGATCATCTCGGAGATCGCAGGGTCGTCGTCGACCACAAGGATGCTGGTGCTCATGCCTCTATGGTGACACTCGTGAGCGAATCCGGCGGCTGGGGTGAGGCGGCGCGTCCCCGTCGCGAGTCGGCGAACGGGGCGCCCACCGGCCCCTCACTGCCCTGCGACCCGGTGCCGACGGCGCAGCCCGGCCTGGTCGAGGAGGTCATCGCCGCCCTGCGAGCCGCCCCGGGCATCGTGTGGGGCCGCGGAGCCGCGCTGGTGGCGGGGCTGCTGGTGGTCGAGACCGTGCTCGCTCTCCGCCTCGCCGGCGCACCGCTGGGCCGGCTGCGCACGGCCCTCGGGGGCGACCTCGCCACGAACGCCGGGGCCGTTCTCGCTCCGGCTCTCGGGTGGGCACTCACCGCGACCACGGCGATCGTCTCGCTCACGCTGGTGACCGTCGCCATCGCCCGTCCGCTCGGAACCAGGACGGGGTGGCCGGTGCCCCCACGGGAGCATCCCGCCGGTCGCCTGCGCACGCGGATCGGACTGGCCGTGCTTGCCTCGCTGACCTCGCTGACCCTGCTCACCGTCCCCGCCGCGATGCCGCTCGCACTGGCCGGGAGGACCGGGTGGGCTGCCGCCGCGGCGCTAGGCCTCGTGTTGTCCGTGCTCGCCGTGGCCGGGGCCGTCGTGCTGCTCCCGGCCCTGGCACTCGCCGTGCCGGCCGGCAGCCTACGCGTGGGGTGGACCCTCGCCCACGGTCACCGGTGGTGGGGCGTGGGCGTCGCCCTGCTCGCAGGCATTGCGCTCTCGGTGGTCTCCGCGGCGATCTCGGCCCCGATCGCGCTGCTGGGCACGGCCCTGGGCGAGCAGGGCGTGCCAGTGGTGGCCGCCCTCGGTTCGCTCGCCGGCTCGATCACCACGGTGCCGGTGGCGGGCGTCGTCCTGCTCGCGGCCCACGCCCGGCTCGCCTCTCCCGCACGGCCGGGCACGCCGGCGGCTCCCTGAGCGACCTACTCGCTCGGCGTGGCGGCCTGTCCGGAGGGCTGCGTCGCGTCCTTCGCTCCGGTGACCCGCAGGGCGATCGCGCCCAGGATCGCCGCGACCAGCGAGGCGACGAGCACAGCGAGCACCACCTCGTTGGTGCGCTCGGACTCCTCCCCGAAGGCCAACGAACCGATCAGCAGGGAGACGGTGAACCCGATACCCGCGAGGAAGGACACCGCGCCGATGTCACGCCACTTCACGCCGTCGGCCAGGGACGCGTGGGAGAAGCGGACCAGCAGCCACGTGGCCATGGTGATACCGATCGGCTTGCCGAGCACGAGACCGAGCATCACGCCCCAGACCACCGGGTCGGACACGGCGTCGGCGATCAGACCGCCCTCGATGGTCACGCCGGCGGTGAACAGCGCGAAGATCGGCACGGCGACACCGGCCGAGATCGGGCGCCACCGGTGCTCGAGTCGCTCGGCGACGCTGTCGTGACCGTCATCGGTGTCGCCCTTGCTGGCGCGTGCCGGGACCACGAGCCCGAGCAGCACACCGGCGATCGTGGCGTGCACACCGGCCTCGTACATCGCGAACCAGCTGGCGAAGGCCAGCGGGATGAGGACCACGGAGAGCCAGCGTGACTTCATCGCGGGGGTGCGCACCAGCACGGCGAACAGCGCCACACCGAGGATGGACAGGGCCAGCCAGGTGAAGGTGACGCCGTCGGAGTAGAAGACCGCGATGACGATGATCGCGAGCAGGTCGTCCACCACGGCCAGGGTGAGCAGGAAGGCGCGCACGCTCAGCGGAAGGTTGGGTGCCACGAGTCCGAGCACCGCGATGGCGAAGGCGATATCGGTCGCGGTCGGGATGGCCCAGCCGCTGAGGTCGCCGTTGCCGGCGGAGGCGTTGATGGCCACGTAGATGAGCGCCGGGACCGCCATGCCGCCCACGGCGCCGACCATGGGCACGATCGCGGTGCGCATCCGTCGCAACTCACCGACCTGGATCTCGCGTGTCAGTTCGAGGCCGACCACGAAGAAGAAGATCGCGAGCAGCCCGTCGGCCGCCCAGTGCTCCACGGTGAGTTGGAGCTCGCCGACGCCGAGGTAGGTGTACTTGAGTTCCTCGAACCACTCACTCGTCGGCCCGTTGGCCAGGATGAGCCCGATCACCGCACCGGCGAGCAGCAGGATGCCGCCGGTCCGCTCACCCCGCAGGGTGTCGGCGAGGTTGCGCTCACCGCCGGGTGTCAGGGCTTGGAACACGGTCCGCAGGGGCATGGCTCTCCAGAGGGTCGAGGGAGGGGTCGGGTCGATCCACGCCGACCAGACTTCCCGGCACACCAGGTGACCACTCTAGCGATCCTGGTGGGTTCGGTGCCTGACCGGGATGTGCGGTTGGTCTCCTGCGGCGGGCTCCCGGGCGATCAGGAGGTCAGGAGGTCAGTAGCGGTAGTGCTCGCTCTTGTACGGTCCGGCGACGTCCACGCCGATGTATTCCGCCTGGTCCTTGGTCAACTCCGTCAGCTGCGCGCCCAGGGCAGCCAGGTGGTCGCGTGCCACCTTCTCGTCCAGCACCTTGGGCAGGCGGTGCACCCGGGGGGTCTCGCCGTCGGCCACCTCCAGGTAGTCGGCCCCGCGGTGCAGTTCGACCTGCGCCAGCACCTGGTTGGCGAAGGAGGTGCTCATCACGAACGAGGGATGCCCGGTGGCGTTGCCGAGGTTCAGCAGACGACCCTCGGACAGCACGATGACGCTGCGTTCGGGACGCGCGGCGCCATCGGGGGCCGTGTCCGCGGGCAGCAGCCACTCGTGCACCTGCGGCTTGATCTCGACCTTCTCCACTCCGGGGGTCGCGGCAAGGCCGGCGATGTCCAGCTCGTTGTCGAAGTGCCCGATGTTGCCCAGCACCGCCTTGTCCTTCATCGCGAGGATGTGCTCGGCGCGCACCACGTCCACGTTCCCGGTGGTGGTGATGACGAAGTCCACCTCGCCGACCACGTCCTCCAGGCGCGCCACCCGGTACCCGTCCATCGCCGCCTGGAGCGCGCAGATCGGGTCGATCTCGGAGACGATGACGCGGGCACCCTGGCCGCGCAGCGCCTCCGCGGCGCCCTTGCCCACGTCGCCGTACCCGGCCACGAAGGCGGTCTTGCCGCCCATGAGCACATCGGTGGCGCGATTCAGTCCGTCCGGCAGGGAGTGGCGGATGCCGTAGCGGTTGTCGAACTTGGACTTGGTGACGGAGTCGTTGACGTTGATCGCCGGGAACAGCAGGTCCCCGGATGCGGCGAGCTGCTCGAGGCGGTGCACCCCGGTGGTGGTCTCCTCGCTCACGCCGCCGATGCCGGCAGCCACGCGGGAGAAGAAGGTCGGCTCGGCAGCGATGATCCGGCGCAGCGTGTCCAGGACCACGAGCTTCTCCTCGGAGTAGCCCCGCTCCCCCGGCTTCGGGTCGCCGGGCACGGCGCCGCGGTTCTCGGCCGCGAGGCCCTCGTGCACGAGCATGGTGACGTCGCCGCCGTCGTCCAGGATCAGGTTCGGCCCCTGCTGGCCGGCACCCTCCGGGGCCGGCCAGCGCAGGATCTGCTCGGTGCACCACCAGTAGTCGGCCAGCGACTCCCCCTTCCACGCGAACACCGGCACCCCGGCGGGTTCCTCGGGGCTGCCGCCGCTCTCCGGTCGCCCGACCACGACAGCGGCCGCCGCCTCATCCTGGGTGGAGAAGATGTTGCAACTGGCCCAGCGCACCTGCGCGCCCAGCGCCGTGAGGGTCTCGATGAGCACGGCGGTCTGCACGGTCATGTGCAGGGAACCGGCAATCCGGGCGCCCGCGAGCGGCTGGGCGTCGCCGAGCTCGCGCCGCAGGGCCATCAGCCCCGGCATCTCGTGCTCTGCGAGCCGGATCTGGTGCCGGCCGGCGGTCGCGAGCGCGAGGTCACGCACGCGGTGGTCGAAGGGGTCGGTACGCGGCACGGGTGCGGAGTCGGACATGGGACTCAGCGTATCGAGCCGGGAGCGGCGAGGTGCCGAGCACCCGGCGCACGCCACCCGCGATCACCCGCCGTTGGTCACGACTGGGTAACGATTCTGCCGGCTCGTCCCTGCAGGTCATGGCGCCGCGCGTGGCGTGGGTCATAGCCAGGAGTCCGGATCCGGGGCAACCCCACGTTGCACGGGACCCCCGTCCTCCCGCACGGTGGAGGCATTCGATCGGACATAACCCCGCCCCTCGTAGCGGGGCGGATCTGTCCTGCCCACTCACCGCGGGAGCGCCTCGCGCCCCGCCATGCACGAGGGGATGTGCTTCATGTCAGAGATACGCGCTGAAGGCGTGTACAAGGTCTTCGGGAGACGTGGCGAGGAGGTCGTGCGCCGCATCCGTGAGGGCGCCACGCGCGAGGAGGTCAAGAACCTCGGGACCGCCGCCGTCATCGACGCCTCCTTCGAGGTGCGCAGCGGGGAGATCTTCGTGGTGATGGGGCTGTCGGGCTCCGGCAAGTCCACCCTGATCCGGATGCTGAACGGCCTGTGGCGACCCACGGCCGGCACGATCCACCTGGACGAGGACGAACTGTCCGCCGTCTCCCCCGCCCGGCTCCGGGAGATCCGCCGCGAGAAGATCTCGATGGTCTTCCAGCACTTCGCGCTGCTGCCGCACCGCACGGTGCTCGAGAACGCGGCCTACCCCCTGGAGATCAAGGGCCTGGGCCTGGAGGAGCGCCGGGAGAAGGCGATGGAGTCGCTGCGCATGGTCGGCCTGGACGGGTGGGAGAACTCCCTGCCGGGCAACCTCTCCGGAGGCATGCGTCAGCGTGTGGGCCTGGCCCGCGCCCTGGCGGCCGACACCGACATCCTGCTCATGGACGAGGCCTTCTCCGCCCTGGACCCGCTGATCCGGCGGGAGATGCAGGAGCAGCTCCTGGAGCTGCAGACCACGCTGGGCAAGACCATCGTGTTCATCACCCACGACCTGAACGAGGCCATGTTCCTCGGGGACCGGGTCGCGATGATGCGCGACGGCCGGATCGTGCAGATCGGCACCGCCGAGGAGATCCTGGAGCGGCCCGCGGACGACTACGTCGCACAGTTCGTGGCCGATGTGGACCGCACCCGGGTGCTGACCGCATCCTCGGTGATGCGGCCCGCCCGGGTGGTCGTGCCGTTCGGCGGCGGTCCCCGCCAGGCCCTGCACACCCTCATGGAGAACACGACCTCCGCGGCCTTCGTCACCGACCGGACCCGGACCTTCCGCGGCACCGTGACCGACGAGGACCTGCTGCGCGCCCAGCGCGAGGGGCACACCGACCTGGCCCGGATCACCCAGCCGGATCCGCGTGCCGTAGCACCCGACACCGCGATCGCCGAGATCTTCGCCCCCGCCGCGGAGTCGATCCTGCCGGTGCCGGTGGTCGACGAGGAGGGCAAGTTCGCCGGGGTCGTCCCCCGGGTGCGGCTGCTGGAGGCGATGGCGAACAACGCCGAGCCCGGCAGCGGTGCGGAGGACCGTCTGCCCGCCTCCGCGGTCTCGCAGGAGCCGGTACCCGATGCGGTACCCGCCACCGACGCCGTACCCGCCGCAGGCGCCCAGATCCGGGAGGAGCAGCCGTGAACGATCCCATCGTGCGCATACCGGTCGGCGATTGGGCCGAGGCCCTCATCGACTGGATCACCGACACCTTCGCGTTGCTGTTCGACCTCATCGAGGTCGTGCTGGAGTCCGCCTACGACGCCCTGGACTGGGTGCTGACCACGCCGCCGTTCTTCGTCTGGATCGCCGCGCTCGCCGCGCTGGCGTGGTGGGCCAAGGGCTGGCGTCTGGGCATGGGCACCGTGGTCGGGATGCTGCTGATCTACACCATGGATCAGTGGGAGAACGCGATGCACACCCTGGCGCTCGTGCTGATCGCCACCGCCATCGCGCTGCTGTTCGCGATCCCCCTGGGCATCCTCGCCGCCCGGAACGACACCGCCTCGGCGATGATCCGGCCGGTGCTGGACCTCATGCAGACGCTGCCCGCGTTCGTCTACCTGATCCCCACCGTGGTGATCTTCCTGACGGGCGCCGTGCCTGGCCTGATCGCCACCATCGTGTTCGCCATGGCCCCGGGTGTCCGCTTCACCGAGCTCGGTATCCGCCAGGTGGACAAGGAGGTCGTCGAGGCCGGGGAGTCCTTCGGCGCCGGCTCGCGGCGCATCCTGCGCCAGATCCAGATCCCCCTGGCGATGCCCACCATCATGGCGGGCGTCAACCAGGTCATCATGCTCTCGCTGTCCATGGTCGTCATCGCCGGCATGGTCGGCGCCGCGGGGCTCGGCTCCGCGGTGTACCAGGCCCTCGCGAGCATCAACGTCGGCCTCGGGTTCGAAGCCGGTATCGGCGTGGTCATCCTCGCCGTCTACCTCGACCGCGTCTCCAGCGCCCTCGGCGCCCGGTCCGCGGTTGCCAAGGCCCAGGCTGCGGCGGCCGTCTGAGGACGTCCGCCATCCGCGGCGGGAGCCTCCCGCCGCACCGACACCACCCCACAGCCGGCCGTCGTGCCGGCCGAAGGAAGGATCACGTATGACCCGCTCCACACGACGCACGTTCGCCGCCGGCTCCGCCGTGCTGGCCCTCGGTCTGACCCTTGCCGCCTGCTCCACCGACTCCGGTGACAGCACCGAGGACGGCGCGGACGAGACCACCGAGGAGACGACCGACGCCGAGGCAGGCGCCGCGAACGAGGACGAGATGGAGGTGCACATCGGCATCCCGTCCGGCTGGGACGAGGGCATCGCCGTCTCCCACCTGTGGAAGTCCATGCTCGAGGACGAGGGCTACACCGTCGAGACCACCACGGCCGACATCGGCGTGCTGTTCACCGGCCTCGCCGGCGGCGACTTCGACCTCATGTTCGACGGCTGGCTCCCGCTCACCCACGCCTCCTACTGGGAGGAGTACGGCGACGACCTCACCGACCTCGGCGTCTGGTACGACAACGCCAAGCTCACCATCGCCGTGAACGAGGACTCCCCCGCGCAGTCCCTGGCGGACCTCGCGGAGATGGCCGACGAGTACGACAACCGCCTGGTCGGCATCGAGCCGGGCGCCGGTCTCACCGCCACCACCCAGGACGCCGTCATCCCCACCTACGGCCTGGAGGGCATGGAGTACGTGACCTCCTCCACGCCCGCCATGCTCGCCGAGCTGGACTCCCGGACCTCGGCCGGGGAGAACGTCGTCGTCACCCTGTGGCGCCCGCACTGGGCCTACGACGCCTACCCGATCCGCGACCTGGAGGACCCGGAGGGCACCCTGGGTGAGGCCGAGGAGATCCACACCTTCGGCTCCGGCGACATCGCCGAGACCCACCCCACGCTGGTGAGCTGGATCGAGAGCTTCACCCTCGCCGACGACCAGCTGTTCGAGATCGAGAACATGATGTTCAACAGCGACGAGTTCGGCGAGGACTACGACGCCGCGGCCGCCGCGTGGCTCGAGGCGAACCCCGACTTCGCCGAGGGCCTGAAGGGCTGATCCGCCCCGCACGAGGCGAGGCCCCGGTCACCGCTGTGGTGACCGGGGCCTCGTCGTCTCTCGTGGTGCCGGAGCGTTCAGGGACGCTCGATCAGGGACGCTCGATCGCCTCGTGCGGGAGGAGGACCGGCACGCCGTCACGCACCGGGTAGCGCAGCACTCGCTCGGTGGAGGTGTTCTCCAAAGCGAGGGCGCCGTCCTGGCCGACCACCTCGACCAGCGGTGTGCCGGTGATCGGGCAGCGCAGGGCCTCGCGCGCCCAGGGGGCCTCCGGGAGCACGCGGGGGGCAGCAGCGGGGTCGGTCACGGTTCTCACTCTCCTGGTCCGAGCACCCGCAGGTGTCGGCGCCGTTCGGGGTCGGGGTTCGGCATCGGTTCCGCGGCACTGCGCCGAGCCCTCGCCTCACGCGCTCCCCGCGGGTCCGCGGCGGGCCGCGGGGGTTGCGCCACGGGCGCACGCGAGGCCTCCCGGACCGCTTCTGCCAGGGCCACGAGGTCGTCGGTACTCGGCGGCGACGGCGTCAGATCCACCGCGAGCCGCACCACGTCCCACCCGCGGGGCACCGTGAGCCGCTCGGCGTGCTCTGCGCACAGGTCGTAGGAGTGGGGCTCGGCGTGGGTGGCCAACGGCCCCAACACCGCCGTGGAGTCCGCGTACACGTACGTCAAGGTGGCAACGGCCGGGTTGACGCACGTCGCGCGCGTGCACTGGCGGGTGGCTCTCACACCGCCCCACGCTACCCGCTCGGATACCTCACCCCCGGCAGGCGGGTCCGATAGCGTGGTTCCGTGCCCCACGACCAACGCCACCGCGACCACGACGTGCCGCAGCCGTGGGCCGCCCTCGGACCCGTGCAGATCCCCGCCCGGGTTCGCGGTCGCCGTCGGGACCGACGAGGTCGTGGCACACGCGGCCCCCTGCTCGCGCCCGGGACCCCGGCGCAGCGCACGCGCGCCGAGCTGTTCGACGAGGAGGTGCTCGGCGTGGTGGAGCATCTGGAACGCCGATGGGCCAAGGAACTGCGCGGCGTGGAGTTCGGGATCGAGGACGTGCCGCCGTCCGACCCTGCCCCGTGGGAACACGAGGTGGCCCTCGGACGCTGCTTCGCGGCGGATCGGGTGGCCGGCCTCCCGGCACGTGTGGTCATCTACCGCCGGCCGGTCGAAGCCCGCGCCGAGGGGCGGCAGGCGCTGCGCGATCTACTGCGCGAGGTCATCGTGGAACACGTGGCCGAACTGCTCGGACGCCCGCCCGAGATCATCGACCCCTAGCCGACGAGTCCCGTCACCGACCCAGTCGATCAAGACCCCCAGGAGAACCCATGCGCATCGTGGTCACCGGAGCGGCCGGCATGCTCGGCCAGGACGTCACCTCACGCCTGTCCACCCGCCATGACATCAGCGCGGTGGACCGCGCGCAGGTCGACATCACGGTGCCCGATGAGGTCGGTCCCGCGATCGAGGGTGCCGACGTCGTGGTGAACTGCGCCGCATACACCGCGGTCGACGACGCCGAGACCCACGAGGGCGAGGCGTTCGCCATCAACGCGCTCGGCCCCGGCGTACTGGCGCGGGCCTGCGCGGCCGCCGGGGTCCGGCTGGTGCACATCTCCACCGACTACGTCTTCGACGGCGCCGCCACCGCCCCCTACCCGCACGACGCGACTCCTCGGCCACGCTCCGCCTACGGCCGCACCAAACTGGCCGGGGAATGGGCGATCCAGGCCGCGGGAGGCGACCACCTCATCCTGCGCACGGCCTGGCTCTACGGCGCGGGCGGCGGCTGCTTCCCCCGCACGATCGCGCGCGTCGCCGCGGCGCGTGACCACCTGGACGTGGTCGCCGATCAGCACGGCGCACCGACCTGGACCGTGGACGTCGCGGATCTGATCGCGCGGCTGGTGGAGGGCGGGGCGCCGCGGGGCATCTACCACGCCACCGCCGGCGGGGAGACCACGTGGTACGACTTCGCGCGCGCCACCGTCACGGCCGCAGGACTGGACGCCGGCATCGTGCACCCGGTGACCAGCGAGGCGTTCCCGCGCCCTGCGGCGCGACCCGCATACTCCGTGCTCGGTCACGAAGCGCTGCGCGCCATCGGCGTGCAACCGATCGGCGAGTGGCACGAGAGGTGGCTCGAGGCAGCACCCTCGGTCCTCGCGGCCACCGGCTGAGGGCACCGGGCTGAGGCACCCGGGCCGGCGCCGTCTCCGGTGGACCGCGGGCGCTGACTCAGCTGATCGAGAACCGCAGTGACACGCTCCGCGCGACCTGCGGATCGGGCTGACCGGGGACGGCACTGACCTGCTCTCCGAGGTCGTCGGTGGCGGTCAGCAGCGCCGCAGCGGCCAGGGGGTCCTGCGAGGTGACCAGCACACCCACGATCCGCTCGTCCCCGGCCACGAGCGCGCTCAGGTCCTCCTGCGAGACCGCCACTGCGCCGTCGGGCGGGATCTGCGCCTCGAGGTCGACACCGAATGTGCCCGCCGCAGTCACCGGTCGCAGCGTGACCTCGGCCCCGCTAGCGGTCGTATCCGCGATCACGAGTTCCACCCCCTCGAC
Protein-coding regions in this window:
- the ahcY gene encoding adenosylhomocysteinase, encoding MSDSAPVPRTDPFDHRVRDLALATAGRHQIRLAEHEMPGLMALRRELGDAQPLAGARIAGSLHMTVQTAVLIETLTALGAQVRWASCNIFSTQDEAAAAVVVGRPESGGSPEEPAGVPVFAWKGESLADYWWCTEQILRWPAPEGAGQQGPNLILDDGGDVTMLVHEGLAAENRGAVPGDPKPGERGYSEEKLVVLDTLRRIIAAEPTFFSRVAAGIGGVSEETTTGVHRLEQLAASGDLLFPAINVNDSVTKSKFDNRYGIRHSLPDGLNRATDVLMGGKTAFVAGYGDVGKGAAEALRGQGARVIVSEIDPICALQAAMDGYRVARLEDVVGEVDFVITTTGNVDVVRAEHILAMKDKAVLGNIGHFDNELDIAGLAATPGVEKVEIKPQVHEWLLPADTAPDGAARPERSVIVLSEGRLLNLGNATGHPSFVMSTSFANQVLAQVELHRGADYLEVADGETPRVHRLPKVLDEKVARDHLAALGAQLTELTKDQAEYIGVDVAGPYKSEHYRY
- a CDS encoding quaternary amine ABC transporter ATP-binding protein, with translation MSEIRAEGVYKVFGRRGEEVVRRIREGATREEVKNLGTAAVIDASFEVRSGEIFVVMGLSGSGKSTLIRMLNGLWRPTAGTIHLDEDELSAVSPARLREIRREKISMVFQHFALLPHRTVLENAAYPLEIKGLGLEERREKAMESLRMVGLDGWENSLPGNLSGGMRQRVGLARALAADTDILLMDEAFSALDPLIRREMQEQLLELQTTLGKTIVFITHDLNEAMFLGDRVAMMRDGRIVQIGTAEEILERPADDYVAQFVADVDRTRVLTASSVMRPARVVVPFGGGPRQALHTLMENTTSAAFVTDRTRTFRGTVTDEDLLRAQREGHTDLARITQPDPRAVAPDTAIAEIFAPAAESILPVPVVDEEGKFAGVVPRVRLLEAMANNAEPGSGAEDRLPASAVSQEPVPDAVPATDAVPAAGAQIREEQP
- a CDS encoding ABC transporter permease, translating into MNDPIVRIPVGDWAEALIDWITDTFALLFDLIEVVLESAYDALDWVLTTPPFFVWIAALAALAWWAKGWRLGMGTVVGMLLIYTMDQWENAMHTLALVLIATAIALLFAIPLGILAARNDTASAMIRPVLDLMQTLPAFVYLIPTVVIFLTGAVPGLIATIVFAMAPGVRFTELGIRQVDKEVVEAGESFGAGSRRILRQIQIPLAMPTIMAGVNQVIMLSLSMVVIAGMVGAAGLGSAVYQALASINVGLGFEAGIGVVILAVYLDRVSSALGARSAVAKAQAAAAV
- a CDS encoding glycine betaine ABC transporter substrate-binding protein — protein: MTRSTRRTFAAGSAVLALGLTLAACSTDSGDSTEDGADETTEETTDAEAGAANEDEMEVHIGIPSGWDEGIAVSHLWKSMLEDEGYTVETTTADIGVLFTGLAGGDFDLMFDGWLPLTHASYWEEYGDDLTDLGVWYDNAKLTIAVNEDSPAQSLADLAEMADEYDNRLVGIEPGAGLTATTQDAVIPTYGLEGMEYVTSSTPAMLAELDSRTSAGENVVVTLWRPHWAYDAYPIRDLEDPEGTLGEAEEIHTFGSGDIAETHPTLVSWIESFTLADDQLFEIENMMFNSDEFGEDYDAAAAAWLEANPDFAEGLKG
- a CDS encoding Trm112 family protein: MTDPAAAPRVLPEAPWAREALRCPITGTPLVEVVGQDGALALENTSTERVLRYPVRDGVPVLLPHEAIERP
- a CDS encoding DUF3499 domain-containing protein is translated as MRATRQCTRATCVNPAVATLTYVYADSTAVLGPLATHAEPHSYDLCAEHAERLTVPRGWDVVRLAVDLTPSPPSTDDLVALAEAVREASRAPVAQPPRPAADPRGAREARARRSAAEPMPNPDPERRRHLRVLGPGE
- a CDS encoding metallopeptidase family protein, with the translated sequence MPHDQRHRDHDVPQPWAALGPVQIPARVRGRRRDRRGRGTRGPLLAPGTPAQRTRAELFDEEVLGVVEHLERRWAKELRGVEFGIEDVPPSDPAPWEHEVALGRCFAADRVAGLPARVVIYRRPVEARAEGRQALRDLLREVIVEHVAELLGRPPEIIDP